The Acidaminococcus fermentans DSM 20731 sequence ATGCAGACCATGACGCCTTTTTCGATTTTCGAATAGGTATCTTTGGAAAAGTACAGTCCCAGCAGCAGTGCCAGCATGATCAGTGCTCCGATTTTCCAGTCGACCCCGAAAAGCAGGCTCATCCCGGCGCCGCTTCCGGAAATATTGCCGAAAGTGAAGAACAGACAGGAAAAAAACAGACAGATGCCCACAAAGGCCGCGGCTCCATGGCCATAATAGTGCCGGATCCCATGGAGCAGAGGCATGCCGGTCAGCATGGCCAGCCGATAGCAGGTGAGCATAAAGGTAATACTCATGATGAAGATGGGGATAAACAGCCACAGCATATGGTATCCATAGCTGGAACCCAGCATGGCCGCAGTGGTGATGGCCCCCGGCCCCACCACAACACCGGCCAGGATGATGCCGGGGCCGATCCGCTTCAGGATCTCCAGAGCCGTCAGCCGTTTTACGGTGGAGGGGTCAAACCCAAGTTGTTTGTTTACTGCAGATTCCATAATTTCCTTCCTTATTTCAAATGAAAACGGCTGCCCATGATTGGATGGGCAGCCGCCTCGTGGTTTTCCTGTATAGGTCAAAAAGGATGGTCTTTGATGCACTCCGTTCAGAGGAGAATCTCCTGCTTATTTTTCGAAGGGTTTCATGTCCACTTTGGGCAGACCGCTCTTCTTCAGACCTTCTGCCACCCAGTCTTTTTCTTCCTGGTCCAGGGGCAGAACCGGTTTCCGCATCAGGCCGCTGGTGAATACACCGCGCTGTACCAGAGCTTCCTTCAGACGGGCATGGGCTTCGCCGGAAGGCTGGCCGCCGCCGTAGATGGCCTGGCTGATGGGATAAATGTTGTTGGAGGCATCCTGGGCTTCCTTCAGGGTGTGGTTGGCCGGGTCCTTGAATACTTTCCAGGCTGCAGTGATCAGTTCGGGCACGCAGCCGGCAAAGCCGATCAGAGCGCCGTCCATGCCGGGGAACCAGGATACACACAGGGTCTCATCATGGCAGGTGATCAGGGATACATCCGGGCAGGCTTTCCGCAGTTCACGGACGTCGTGTTCATAGATGGCGGTGACACGGGTACCCATCTTGATGGCCTTTACATGGGGGATTTCCTTGACCATCTTGATCAGGGTTTCCACCGGGTAGAAGGCCTTGCTGGTAGCCGGATACAGGTGGATGATGATGTCGATGTCGGCACCGTCAGCCACATCTTTGACGAACTGGAAGGGAGCCTTGGGGTTCATCCCGAAACGCAGCCACATATGGGGCGGCATCAGCAGGATCCCGTCAGCGCCGGCTTCTTTGGCATCCTTGGCCATTTCGATGGCGCCTTCGGTGTTTTCACAGTTGACCCCGGAGATGATGGTCATCACATCGCCGCATTCTTCGGCGCAGATTTCCGTTACCCGTTTCCGTTCTTCCCGGGTCAGACCGGTGACTTCGCCAGTGTGGCCGTTGCAGACCAGACCTTCGATGCCTTTGTTGTAGAAGGATTTGATCCAGCGCAGGTATGCTCTGAATTCCGGTTCGTTGATGGTATAGTCAGCGTTCAGAGGAACGGATACCGCCGGGAAAATGGTCTTGAAGTTCTTTACTTTTGCCATGATGAAAAACCTCCTGAAAATGATTTCTATTTTTTCGTCCTGTCTCTGCAATCGTTTGCATCAACCTTGGCTATTTTATATCATGTTTCAGGGTCATCCGTCAATGTTTTCTGACAGTTCCGCAATTTTTTGCACCGGCTTTTCATGTCTAGAAGCAAGGTTTAATGAGGTTATTCCACTTCAAAAAGAGGATTTTGTCAGTAATCGTATTTTATGAGCTTTTCATGCAATCGTTTTCATTGTATACTCGCGATTCTTTCCCTTTTCCCCCTCCCTGCTATAATGGATTCCATAAGAA is a genomic window containing:
- a CDS encoding dihydrodipicolinate synthase family protein, whose amino-acid sequence is MAKVKNFKTIFPAVSVPLNADYTINEPEFRAYLRWIKSFYNKGIEGLVCNGHTGEVTGLTREERKRVTEICAEECGDVMTIISGVNCENTEGAIEMAKDAKEAGADGILLMPPHMWLRFGMNPKAPFQFVKDVADGADIDIIIHLYPATSKAFYPVETLIKMVKEIPHVKAIKMGTRVTAIYEHDVRELRKACPDVSLITCHDETLCVSWFPGMDGALIGFAGCVPELITAAWKVFKDPANHTLKEAQDASNNIYPISQAIYGGGQPSGEAHARLKEALVQRGVFTSGLMRKPVLPLDQEEKDWVAEGLKKSGLPKVDMKPFEK